The window AGaaccaaaatattaaaactacTACCACTCTCACAAACTAAATTACATATTCAGCAAACCTCTGAACAAACTCTGAATTATCACAAAACCTCCCTTACAATAACCAACTCTGAGCAAGAAAGCCCAAGATCCAAAGAAGAAAATCACAAacaaataggaaaaaaaaattgaaacactccaaagagaaaaacaacaaaacaaattgaaGAATTACCTCAACAGTCCAAATAAAGAAATCCAGAGGCTCCGgcttctctttttctttgctCATGTCGCAAAAGAAcctaaattttcaattagaTCATAGCAGTAAATAACTTTATATGCTTTTAACTTTTTACCAACTTCGCATACTCATATAGCAAGAATACAGTTGATGTCAATAATTGCGAACGGGCAAAATCCAAACCTTTGAATATATGGGGCAATCAAGGGCTCTGATTTCTACATTTGCTGACGAGATTTTACAGTGAATGAGATTATGAGAAAAGGTGAAGAATAGGAGATGGAGAAATGGAGAAGCTTTACTAAACTAAAAAGACACTTAAGTTTAGCTCTTATGTTTCTTCTTGTCAAATCACATTTTCCCAATTTTgagtagtattttttctttaatttaaattgttgaaaatgaaaaatatgtttcatACTGGAATTGAATGATTTATTAGTTACCCGATCATACGGATTTTCCTGTTGCCAAGTCGTAGAAGATTTTGAGTTTGTTATTCtaatataagtataatttCAAGAAGTTGAATTTTCTGCTTgttatttgatgttttttgtgaaaatggtagttttatgaaattatactCATTATATTCTGTGAATGCAGAAAGCtaaaaacaaagagaaaaggTGAACAATAATTGAGTAAGAGGATggtattgaaaataaaattgttccCATTATCCCTAAAGAGATAGTGTCATTGTATGGTTGAAGCAATCAAAGGCTCCTTTAGCTATAGGCTGCATCATCAGGCCCAATAACTTTACCTTATTGATTCACTAAAACCAAACTTTTGAACTAATTCAGTTCTAAGAGAGAACTCTAACAACGAACCTTCCTCACAACAAATCCAGAAAAAATGCATCACAAATACAATGTTCCAATAAAGTCAATGATAAAAAAGGACTTTGCTCAGCAACCAAAATACAAACATATGGAAGCTTTTGAAGACATCCCAATGCCATCTATCCAATATATACCAAAAAGTTTTGGATCAAATCGAGCACTAAACTCTCTAAGAAGAAAGAATTCTGGGCAAGCCGTGCCGTTGCAAAGTTAAACCCAAATTGATCATCAAGCAAAAATGTGGCTTCTGGTAGATGATGTTCATGGAGTCATGGCACGAGACACAGAGATTACCAGATCATTTGCAGATAGGTGTGAGAGGCTGTCAATAGTTTCCGTGAGAATACTATTGGCTTGGGAAGGAGCTTAAACGGGTCCTTTGTTAGTTTTGCTGATGATTCCCTTACCAAAATACTCAGCAACGACTGAGAAACCATCCTTTGAATTTCTAACCTGCTGGAAGAAGTAATCTTGGCTTTTGGAATTCTGCTCTAGACTTCTCTTCATCTCTGAAACAGCTCTATACTCGGGAGCACATTCTGGACATTCTTTCTCGTTGTCACCAAGACAGCGTTGGTGGAACGAGTGCATGCACATAAAATGGACCGTGGGGAGGTCGAGTGTGAATGTGCAAGCACTGCACTTGCTAAGCTGGAAGATCCTTGCATCCGTTCTGAGATCCTGGATTTCTTTTCTCATTGATGATGTTTCCTCCTGTATATAAACAAATCAGCATGAATATTTCCTTTCCTGCGTCCAAGTTAAGACATCTTAAATCACGTAAAATCTAcctgatatttttcaatagcTATACGATCCTCCTCAATCATCTTTGACTCCAGCTCAAGCTTTCGAGCAATATAATCCTTGATCACAGAAAGTGTAAGGCATGGATTTCTGGATAAGGTTTGAAGAACAAAAATCGGAGGCAGAATATCATCCCTTTCAACATAAGTCAAAACTTCTTTAACTTCTCTGGAACAATCCTCTCCAAGTTCACCGAAGTATTTCAACAGGCCGGCCCAGAGAGCGGTATCACCGCCCTTTCCTGAGTCTCCCAGCCTCTTGCAGCATGCAATCAAACCTTCATGATCATGTGCCTGCATATAGCAGGCAATAACTTccttatataatttcaacttcTCATACAGATACAAGAGCCCTTCATTAACAGAGTTCATCTCGCACAGAATTATTGCTAGATCAACATCATATTGTGGCTGCTCCTGCTTGGATGGCCATGCATTTTTAAGCAAGACCAGCCCCTTTTGACGTCTCTCCTGGCGATCCCTCTCTAGGGATGCATCATCAGGTCGTATCTTTCCATTTGATTCTGTTCCTGACATCACAACAGCACTGGATTCCCTATCTGCTGTAAGTTCGCCATTTTCTCTGCTACCAGTTTGAGCAAGAGATGGAAAGTCCAAATCATGAGACAAGTATAACTCCAACAAGGTGTTATGTATCTCAACTTGAGCAGGAGAATCCTTTACTATATTTGTGTACTTTTCCAAGAATTCCATAAGTGATTGTGGAtgaatcacaaaaatattgataaaatcaaCAGGAGATGGTAACATGGATAGAAAGGATGAGGAACCCCCACTTGCAGATTCTCCTTCTTCAGTACAAAGCCTCATCAATATTTGAACTGTCTGCTTTGGCTTATGCTCTATGAGAATCTTTCCATACTCTTTAACAGTCAACCCTGCTTGGTTTGGCTCAAGGCTATTTATATATTGCAATGCTTCATCATATCTGTCCAAGTCCTCAAGCAAAATCTTCAAGTACCACTCATGTCTCCCAGCCTTCTTGGCAACGTACATTGCATGTTCATGGTAATTGGCAGCTCGACATACCTTGATGGCAGTTTCCACATCAAATTTATGTTCCCCAACTCCATCTTCactttttatgaatatatccAACTTCTCAACATCTTTCAGTTTGGTATAACAGTTAAGCAAGAGAGTGGTGTGATCTTTGGATGCAAGACCCTTCTCATGCAACTTTTCCAAGTAATTAGTTAGGTTGTGTATTCTCTGCGCATCCAAAAACTTCTGTATGACGTACGAAGGTTCTAGATGCCCAATGGTATGGATA is drawn from Salvia hispanica cultivar TCC Black 2014 chromosome 6, UniMelb_Shisp_WGS_1.0, whole genome shotgun sequence and contains these coding sequences:
- the LOC125193469 gene encoding vacuolar protein-sorting-associated protein 11 homolog, yielding MYQWRKFDFFEEKKTKIPEEIEAEIGCCSSGRGRIVLGCRDGTVSLLDRGLQLNYSFPAHSASVLFIQQLKQRNFVVTVGEDEQLPPQKATVCLKVFDLDKRQEEGSSTSAPECIQILRIFTNQFSEAKITSFLVFEEAPPIIFIALGLDNGCIYCIQGDIARERIKRFKLEVQNGQPGKIHSPITGIGFRVDGQAFQLFAVTPSTVSLFKVEAQTPTAQTLDYIGSEAGSVAMTDRSELIIGRPEAVYFYEIDGRGPCWAFEGEKKLVGWFRGYLLCVISDQRTGKYTFNIYDLKNRLIAHSIAVQEVSHMLCEWGNILLIMADKSALLVVEKDMESKLDMLFKKNLYPVAINLVQSQQADAVATAEVLRKYGDHLYSKQNYDESMAQYIHTIGHLEPSYVIQKFLDAQRIHNLTNYLEKLHEKGLASKDHTTLLLNCYTKLKDVEKLDIFIKSEDGVGEHKFDVETAIKVCRAANYHEHAMYVAKKAGRHEWYLKILLEDLDRYDEALQYINSLEPNQAGLTVKEYGKILIEHKPKQTVQILMRLCTEEGESASGGSSSFLSMLPSPVDFINIFVIHPQSLMEFLEKYTNIVKDSPAQVEIHNTLLELYLSHDLDFPSLAQTGSRENGELTADRESSAVVMSGTESNGKIRPDDASLERDRQERRQKGLVLLKNAWPSKQEQPQYDVDLAIILCEMNSVNEGLLYLYEKLKLYKEVIACYMQAHDHEGLIACCKRLGDSGKGGDTALWAGLLKYFGELGEDCSREVKEVLTYVERDDILPPIFVLQTLSRNPCLTLSVIKDYIARKLELESKMIEEDRIAIEKYQEETSSMRKEIQDLRTDARIFQLSKCSACTFTLDLPTVHFMCMHSFHQRCLGDNEKECPECAPEYRAVSEMKRSLEQNSKSQDYFFQQVRNSKDGFSVVAEYFGKGIISKTNKGPV